One window from the genome of Sphingomicrobium arenosum encodes:
- a CDS encoding NnrU family protein, with amino-acid sequence MNGEAALALWAAAFPATHLLLSHPFRAPLVRRLGAGGFMALYSLVALLCLWGMSEAYKALSGAPHLFDPLPFWWPVSLVTWFAMVLFAGSLRGNPALPQPDADKIAARPVGGVYAITRHPMMWGFALWALSHMVINPTLPSWMVSTSILFTALLGAAGQDVKKRKLMGEAWKDWQARTSFWPFAKGFAHPGAFALILGTLLFLAVTWAHGWLGAYPTGLWRLL; translated from the coding sequence TGAACGGGGAGGCCGCTCTCGCGCTATGGGCGGCGGCCTTTCCCGCCACCCACCTGCTCTTGAGCCACCCTTTCCGAGCGCCGCTGGTGCGTCGGTTGGGCGCGGGCGGCTTCATGGCGCTCTATTCGCTGGTCGCGCTCCTTTGCCTGTGGGGGATGAGCGAGGCCTATAAGGCGCTCTCGGGTGCGCCGCACCTGTTCGACCCGCTCCCCTTCTGGTGGCCGGTCAGCCTCGTCACCTGGTTCGCGATGGTGCTTTTCGCCGGCTCGCTGCGCGGTAATCCCGCGCTGCCGCAGCCCGATGCCGACAAGATTGCCGCGCGGCCCGTCGGCGGCGTCTATGCCATCACGCGCCACCCGATGATGTGGGGCTTCGCGCTTTGGGCGCTCAGTCACATGGTCATCAACCCGACCTTACCGAGCTGGATGGTGTCGACCTCGATCCTCTTCACCGCGCTCCTCGGCGCGGCGGGTCAGGACGTGAAGAAGCGCAAGCTCATGGGCGAGGCGTGGAAGGATTGGCAGGCGCGCACCAGCTTTTGGCCTTTCGCCAAGGGTTTCGCGCACCCCGGCGCCTTCGCGCTGATCCTTGGGACACTGCTCTTCCTCGCCGTCACCTGGGCGCATGGCTGGCTGGGGGCGTATCCGACGGGGCTGTGGCGCCTCCTTTGA
- a CDS encoding alanine/glycine:cation symporter family protein, translating to MEWLAETIAFISSVVFAEVTIVGQPVGVIVMWLAIPMVVTTLGLGFINLRGFAHAISVLRGKFVDEKADGALTPFQALATALSGTVGLGNIAGVAIAIATGGPGAAFWMFIIGWFAMSLKFAEVTLGLKYREIGRDGEVRGGPMYTLKNGLAQRGLPRLGLVLGGIWAFFAIFGGLPMLQVNQSYELTTSAFGVADTPTNATLYGLGMAVLVGAVIFGGARRLGRVTAAIVPAMGVVYLIGVLAILVVGWRDIPGALSFIVSDAFTGEAAAGGALGAFIIGMRRAVFSTEAGIGSAVIAHSQSRTDEPVAEGMVALLEPFIDTVVICSLGALAIVVAGTWNEPGAEGIAITAAAFAQIGPIMPWLLTLAVFLFAYSTLCAWGFYGLQAWTYLFGEGPHKVWIFRLFYLGSMPVAAILSVGAVVDFVDSAFFLMAIPNIIALYWFWPELKAMVDDYWSRVVKGGATAPSDTPPASHAPR from the coding sequence ATGGAATGGCTTGCCGAGACGATCGCCTTCATATCTTCGGTGGTCTTTGCCGAGGTCACCATCGTCGGCCAGCCGGTCGGGGTCATCGTCATGTGGCTGGCCATCCCGATGGTCGTGACGACGCTTGGCCTCGGCTTCATCAACTTGCGCGGCTTTGCCCACGCCATCTCGGTGCTACGCGGCAAGTTCGTCGATGAGAAGGCCGACGGCGCGCTCACTCCCTTCCAGGCGCTCGCCACCGCTTTGTCGGGCACGGTTGGCCTCGGCAATATCGCGGGCGTGGCGATCGCCATCGCCACCGGCGGGCCGGGCGCGGCCTTCTGGATGTTCATCATCGGCTGGTTCGCGATGAGCCTTAAGTTCGCCGAGGTGACGCTGGGCCTCAAATATCGCGAGATCGGGCGTGACGGCGAGGTGCGCGGCGGGCCGATGTACACGCTCAAGAACGGGCTGGCGCAGCGCGGGCTGCCGCGTCTCGGCCTCGTCCTCGGCGGCATCTGGGCATTTTTCGCCATCTTCGGCGGGCTACCGATGTTGCAGGTGAACCAGAGCTACGAGCTGACGACCAGCGCCTTCGGCGTGGCGGATACGCCGACCAATGCCACGCTTTACGGCCTCGGCATGGCGGTTTTGGTGGGCGCGGTAATTTTCGGTGGGGCGCGGCGGCTGGGGCGCGTGACCGCCGCGATCGTGCCCGCCATGGGCGTGGTCTACCTGATCGGCGTGCTGGCGATCCTGGTTGTCGGCTGGCGCGACATCCCGGGCGCCTTGTCCTTCATCGTCTCAGACGCCTTCACCGGCGAGGCGGCGGCAGGCGGCGCGCTCGGCGCCTTCATCATCGGCATGCGCCGTGCGGTCTTCTCGACCGAAGCGGGCATCGGCTCGGCGGTCATCGCGCACAGCCAGAGCCGCACCGACGAGCCGGTCGCCGAGGGGATGGTCGCGCTCCTGGAGCCGTTCATCGACACCGTCGTCATCTGTTCGCTGGGGGCGCTCGCCATCGTCGTGGCGGGGACATGGAACGAACCCGGCGCGGAAGGCATCGCCATCACCGCCGCCGCCTTCGCGCAGATCGGACCGATCATGCCGTGGCTGCTGACGCTCGCGGTCTTCCTGTTTGCCTATTCGACGCTGTGTGCGTGGGGCTTCTACGGTCTCCAGGCATGGACCTATCTGTTCGGCGAAGGGCCGCACAAGGTGTGGATCTTCCGCCTCTTCTACCTCGGCTCGATGCCGGTAGCGGCGATCCTGTCGGTCGGCGCGGTCGTGGATTTCGTCGACAGCGCCTTCTTCCTCATGGCCATCCCCAACATCATCGCGCTCTACTGGTTCTGGCCCGAGTTGAAGGCAATGGTCGACGATTACTGGAGCCGCGTCGTCAAAGGAGGCGCCACAGCCCCGTCGGATACGCCCCCAGCCAGCCATGCGCCCAGGTGA
- the glmM gene encoding phosphoglucosamine mutase, with translation MSRQFFGTDGIRGRTNAEPMTARMALKVGQAAGAHFQRGDHRHRVVIGKDTRLSGYMMESALVAGFTSVGMDVVLLGPMPTPAVAMLTHSMRADMGVMISASHNPFEDNGIKLFGPDGYKLSDEDEHAIEALITDEPGLVESARIGRAKRIDDAIGRYVHFAKSTFPNRLRLDGLKIVLDCANGAAYKAAPLALWELGADLITLGVEPDGTNINDGCGSTAPSLMQETVVASGADIGLALDGDADRLIVCDEKGRIIDGDQLMALIALHKKKHDQLKGDALVATVMSNLGLERHMKANGLDLVRAKVGDRYVLEEMRKRGCNVGGEQSGHIILTDHATTGDGLVAGLQILAAMVDADKPASQMLNQFDTIPQYLKNVRYSGGDPLADARVKQAIQEAEAALAKDGRMVIRKSGTEPLVRVMAEGEDAAMVEQWVDHVVAAVKEVS, from the coding sequence ATGAGCAGACAATTTTTCGGCACCGACGGGATTCGCGGTCGAACCAATGCGGAACCCATGACCGCGCGCATGGCCCTGAAGGTCGGGCAGGCCGCGGGTGCCCATTTCCAGCGCGGCGACCATCGCCACCGCGTCGTCATCGGCAAGGACACGCGATTGTCAGGCTATATGATGGAAAGCGCGCTGGTCGCGGGCTTCACCAGCGTGGGCATGGACGTCGTCCTGCTCGGCCCCATGCCGACCCCCGCCGTCGCCATGCTGACCCATTCGATGCGCGCCGACATGGGCGTCATGATCTCGGCCAGCCACAATCCGTTCGAGGACAATGGCATCAAGCTGTTCGGCCCCGACGGCTACAAGCTGTCGGACGAGGACGAGCACGCGATCGAGGCGCTGATCACCGATGAACCCGGGCTCGTCGAGAGCGCCCGGATCGGGCGCGCCAAGCGCATCGACGATGCGATCGGGCGCTATGTTCATTTCGCCAAGTCGACCTTTCCCAATCGCCTGCGCCTCGATGGGCTCAAGATCGTCCTCGATTGCGCCAATGGTGCCGCCTACAAGGCCGCGCCGCTGGCGCTGTGGGAATTGGGCGCCGACCTCATCACCTTGGGCGTCGAGCCCGACGGCACCAACATCAACGACGGCTGCGGTTCGACCGCGCCCTCGCTGATGCAGGAAACGGTGGTCGCTTCGGGCGCCGATATCGGGCTCGCGCTCGACGGCGATGCCGACCGGCTGATCGTCTGCGACGAGAAGGGCCGTATCATCGACGGCGACCAGCTGATGGCGCTCATCGCGCTGCACAAGAAGAAGCACGACCAGCTCAAGGGCGACGCGCTCGTCGCCACCGTCATGTCGAATCTCGGGCTCGAACGGCACATGAAGGCCAATGGCCTCGACCTCGTTCGTGCCAAGGTGGGCGATCGCTACGTGCTCGAGGAAATGCGCAAGCGTGGCTGCAACGTCGGCGGCGAGCAATCGGGGCATATCATCCTGACCGATCATGCCACCACCGGCGACGGGCTGGTGGCGGGCTTGCAGATCCTCGCGGCGATGGTCGATGCGGACAAACCGGCGTCGCAGATGCTTAACCAGTTCGATACCATTCCCCAGTACCTGAAAAATGTGCGCTACTCGGGCGGGGATCCGCTCGCGGACGCGCGCGTCAAGCAGGCGATCCAGGAAGCCGAGGCCGCGCTTGCCAAGGATGGGCGCATGGTGATCCGCAAGTCGGGCACCGAGCCGCTCGTCCGGGTGATGGCCGAGGGGGAAGATGCCGCGATGGTCGAACAATGGGTCGATCATGTCGTCGCGGCGGTGAAAGAGGTTTCATGA
- the thiD gene encoding bifunctional hydroxymethylpyrimidine kinase/phosphomethylpyrimidine kinase, with protein MNTRATPVILSIAGSDSGGGAGIQADVRTITMLGAHPCTAITAVTAQNTTGVGAIHPVPAEIVLEQIDAVLADFEVSAIKVGMTGSAFTTRAIAQRLRELDGKVPIIVDPVIVATSGDHLADEATVQALGELFEIATLSTPNMPEVVQLTGEDDPIAGALQLVGRHGSPVLLTGGHEEGEALADALIEDDNITSWQGTRIDTVHDHGTGCTLSAAIAAFIGGGIGLNEAIDRARMFVRMGLHEAPGLGQGHGPLGLSRIRMDVGATGRDVAPRLNQLTVTGTDYDKMVDFYKRIGLRQIVDSPDNQYARFETGGGTTFSVQCDPDAPVAENFAVYFECDDLDSRVERLAREGLPFEHGPRAQPWMWREARLRDPAGNAVFLYKAGENRRYPPWRIGEGGEEMPS; from the coding sequence ATGAACACAAGGGCGACACCGGTAATCCTCTCGATTGCAGGATCGGACAGCGGCGGCGGGGCAGGGATCCAGGCCGACGTGCGCACCATCACCATGCTCGGCGCGCATCCGTGCACCGCGATCACCGCGGTCACCGCGCAAAATACCACCGGCGTCGGCGCGATCCATCCCGTGCCCGCCGAGATCGTGCTCGAACAGATCGACGCCGTGCTCGCCGATTTCGAGGTCAGCGCGATCAAGGTGGGGATGACCGGCAGCGCCTTCACCACCCGCGCCATCGCGCAGCGGCTGCGCGAATTGGATGGCAAGGTGCCGATCATCGTCGATCCGGTCATCGTCGCCACCTCGGGCGATCATCTGGCCGACGAGGCGACGGTGCAAGCCTTGGGCGAATTGTTCGAGATCGCGACCCTGTCGACCCCCAACATGCCCGAGGTCGTCCAGCTGACCGGCGAGGACGACCCCATCGCGGGCGCGCTCCAGCTCGTCGGGCGCCACGGCTCGCCCGTGCTGCTGACCGGTGGCCATGAAGAGGGCGAGGCGCTCGCCGACGCGCTGATCGAGGATGACAACATCACCAGCTGGCAGGGCACCCGCATCGACACGGTGCACGACCATGGCACCGGCTGCACGCTGTCGGCTGCCATCGCCGCCTTCATCGGCGGCGGCATCGGCCTCAACGAGGCGATCGATCGCGCGCGCATGTTCGTGCGCATGGGGCTCCACGAAGCCCCCGGTCTCGGCCAAGGGCACGGCCCGCTCGGCCTGTCGCGCATTCGCATGGATGTGGGCGCCACCGGCCGCGACGTCGCGCCGCGTCTCAACCAGCTGACCGTCACCGGCACCGACTATGACAAGATGGTCGATTTCTACAAACGCATCGGCCTTCGCCAGATCGTCGACAGCCCCGACAACCAATATGCCCGCTTCGAAACGGGCGGGGGTACGACCTTCTCGGTCCAGTGCGATCCCGATGCGCCCGTCGCGGAGAATTTCGCCGTCTATTTCGAATGCGACGATCTCGACAGCCGCGTCGAGCGGCTCGCGCGCGAGGGGCTGCCGTTCGAACATGGGCCGCGCGCCCAGCCGTGGATGTGGCGCGAGGCGCGGCTGCGCGATCCTGCCGGTAACGCCGTCTTCCTCTACAAGGCGGGCGAGAACCGCCGCTATCCGCCGTGGCGGATTGGAGAGGGCGGAGAGGAGATGCCGTCGTGA
- a CDS encoding ribonuclease HII, with product MIVGVDEAGRGPLAGPVVAAAVHLCGTPIRGLDDSKKLKAEKRAVLAGRIRERCKVGVGIASVEEIDAYNILNATMLAMARAVEQCCVALGCDPAEILIDGNLTPEGRRPEWRWAGARAIIGGDASQKCIAAASIIAKETRDAMMADYEIVHPGYGFGQHKGYGTARHLQALREQGPSPIHRRSFAPVAQLALI from the coding sequence ATGATCGTTGGCGTCGATGAAGCGGGCAGGGGGCCGCTCGCCGGGCCCGTCGTGGCGGCCGCCGTGCACTTGTGTGGTACCCCCATCCGCGGGCTCGATGATTCCAAGAAGCTGAAGGCCGAGAAGCGCGCCGTGCTGGCGGGACGTATCCGCGAGCGCTGCAAGGTCGGCGTTGGGATCGCTAGCGTCGAGGAAATCGACGCCTACAACATCCTCAACGCCACCATGCTGGCGATGGCGCGGGCGGTGGAGCAGTGCTGCGTCGCCTTGGGCTGCGATCCCGCCGAAATCCTCATCGACGGTAACCTCACCCCCGAGGGCCGCCGCCCCGAATGGCGCTGGGCCGGCGCGCGGGCGATCATCGGCGGCGATGCGTCGCAAAAATGCATTGCGGCGGCCTCGATCATCGCCAAGGAAACACGCGACGCGATGATGGCCGATTATGAAATCGTCCACCCCGGCTACGGCTTTGGCCAGCACAAGGGCTATGGCACCGCCAGGCATCTCCAGGCGCTGCGCGAACAAGGGCCGAGCCCCATCCACCGCCGCAGTTTCGCCCCCGTGGCGCAGCTCGCGCTCATTTAA
- a CDS encoding site-specific DNA-methyltransferase, translated as MNELTPIEAYCDPELARGTAKRKRTSKKVLPLDQIIEGDCIAAMARMPDKSVDLIFADPPYNLQLGGNLLRPEGGKVDACDDEWDRFESFQAYDDFTRDWLAEARRILKDDGSIWVIGSYHNIFRCGAILQDMGYWILNDIIWRKTNPMPNFRGTRFTNAHETLLWCAKSETSKYKFNYRAMKALNEDVQMRSDWTLPICSGGERLKDDAGDKVHPTQKPEALLYRVLLACTKPGDVVLDPFFGTGTTGAVAKRLNRRWIGLERERDYIEAAQARIDGEMPLDESQMVTIAEKRSAPRVAFGALVENGMIAPGTVLQDAKGRWQATVGLDGSLKSGSHSGSIHQVGKNLQGAPSCNGWTFWKIELDGEWRDIDVLRQRHIATLGQ; from the coding sequence ATGAACGAACTGACCCCCATCGAGGCCTATTGCGACCCCGAACTCGCGCGCGGCACCGCCAAGCGTAAGCGGACCTCGAAGAAGGTGCTCCCCCTCGACCAGATCATCGAGGGCGATTGCATCGCCGCCATGGCGCGCATGCCCGACAAGTCGGTCGATCTCATCTTCGCCGACCCGCCTTACAATCTCCAATTGGGCGGCAACCTCTTGCGCCCCGAAGGCGGCAAGGTCGATGCCTGCGACGATGAATGGGACCGGTTCGAAAGCTTCCAGGCCTATGACGATTTCACCCGCGATTGGCTCGCCGAGGCGCGCCGCATCCTTAAGGACGACGGCTCGATCTGGGTGATCGGGAGCTATCACAATATCTTCCGCTGCGGCGCGATCCTCCAGGACATGGGCTATTGGATCTTGAACGACATCATCTGGCGCAAGACCAACCCCATGCCCAATTTCCGCGGCACGCGCTTCACCAATGCGCATGAGACACTGCTGTGGTGCGCCAAGTCGGAAACGTCGAAATACAAGTTCAATTATCGCGCCATGAAGGCCCTCAACGAGGATGTGCAGATGCGCTCCGACTGGACGCTGCCCATCTGTTCGGGCGGCGAGCGGTTGAAGGACGATGCGGGCGACAAGGTGCATCCGACGCAAAAGCCCGAGGCGCTGCTCTACCGCGTGCTGCTCGCCTGCACCAAGCCGGGCGATGTCGTGCTCGATCCCTTCTTCGGCACCGGCACGACCGGCGCGGTGGCCAAGCGCCTCAACCGCCGCTGGATCGGGCTCGAGCGCGAGCGCGACTATATCGAGGCGGCGCAGGCGCGCATCGACGGCGAAATGCCCTTGGATGAAAGCCAGATGGTGACCATTGCCGAGAAGCGCTCGGCGCCGCGCGTCGCCTTCGGCGCACTGGTCGAGAACGGCATGATCGCGCCCGGTACGGTGCTGCAGGACGCCAAGGGTCGCTGGCAGGCCACCGTCGGCCTCGACGGCAGCCTCAAGAGTGGCAGCCATTCGGGTTCGATTCACCAGGTCGGCAAGAATTTGCAGGGTGCGCCGAGCTGCAACGGCTGGACCTTCTGGAAGATCGAGCTCGATGGCGAATGGCGCGACATCGACGTCCTGCGCCAGCGCCATATCGCCACGCTCGGACAGTAA
- the folP gene encoding dihydropteroate synthase, translated as MTRTILRPTAFVDAPFGHDGKVARLAGGMLWFAAVELLRLDDSNRLSRSELVPVEGVEASFDDDMAAQWQAITQPRVPLQLGERTIPLDQPRVMGILNVTPDSFSDGGSHDSVDAACFAGADMTTAGAAILDVGGESTRPGARTVWEGDEIERVAPVIERLAKGGNAVSVDTRKAGVMERALQLGAHMINDVSALGWDERSVQVAAASDVPIVLMHAQGDPQVMQDNPRYDHPLIDIWLWLEDRVAWAAERGIDKARLILDPGIGFGKSVQHNLALMNGLAAFHGLGCPILLGASRKRMIGALAGEAEADQRLPGSLTLALKAAEQGAQILRVHDVPETVQALKVWRGLKDEALTPKLPL; from the coding sequence ATGACCCGGACTATCCTTCGTCCCACCGCTTTCGTCGATGCGCCCTTCGGCCATGACGGCAAGGTCGCGCGGCTGGCGGGCGGGATGCTGTGGTTCGCGGCGGTCGAACTCCTCCGCCTCGATGACAGCAATCGGTTGAGCCGCAGCGAACTGGTGCCGGTCGAAGGGGTGGAAGCCAGCTTTGACGACGACATGGCGGCGCAGTGGCAGGCGATCACCCAGCCGCGCGTGCCGCTCCAGCTGGGCGAACGTACAATCCCGCTCGACCAGCCGCGCGTGATGGGTATCCTCAACGTCACTCCCGACAGCTTCTCCGACGGCGGCAGCCACGACAGCGTCGATGCCGCCTGCTTCGCTGGCGCCGACATGACGACTGCGGGCGCGGCAATCCTCGATGTGGGCGGGGAGAGCACACGGCCCGGCGCGCGCACCGTCTGGGAAGGCGACGAGATCGAGCGTGTCGCACCCGTCATCGAGCGGCTTGCCAAGGGCGGCAATGCCGTGTCGGTCGACACGCGCAAGGCCGGCGTGATGGAGCGCGCGCTCCAACTTGGCGCGCATATGATCAACGACGTCTCGGCGCTGGGCTGGGACGAACGTTCGGTACAGGTTGCTGCCGCCTCGGACGTGCCAATCGTGCTGATGCACGCGCAGGGCGACCCGCAGGTGATGCAGGACAACCCCCGCTACGATCACCCGCTCATCGACATCTGGCTCTGGCTCGAGGACCGCGTCGCCTGGGCCGCCGAGCGCGGCATCGACAAGGCGCGTCTCATCCTCGATCCGGGCATCGGCTTCGGCAAGAGCGTGCAGCACAATCTGGCGCTGATGAACGGGCTCGCCGCCTTTCACGGCCTCGGCTGCCCGATCCTCCTGGGCGCCAGCCGCAAGCGGATGATCGGCGCGCTGGCGGGCGAGGCGGAGGCCGACCAGCGCCTGCCCGGCAGCCTCACTCTCGCGCTGAAAGCCGCCGAGCAGGGCGCGCAGATATTGCGCGTCCACGACGTGCCCGAGACCGTTCAGGCGCTGAAAGTGTGGCGGGGCCTCAAGGACGAGGCCCTCACCCCCAAATTACCGCTCTAG
- a CDS encoding DUF885 domain-containing protein produces the protein MKTHFLGGLALGALAAACAPVNQTVETIAAPIEAAAASEVANAAFDALAASYLDMDAQLDPVSATTRGDHRFDDRVTDLSASGRALMMAQVDRHLDWLAQIDRDALSRDRQVDAALLENALRYTRWQMIHERVWARDPQIYQGYAGGALYGLAARDFAPWDVRLKAATARMQALPRIFAAARANLDPALVPPIMAQTVASQHAGLTSIIDGMLAPHKDALSAADAAAFDAAYAALKPAIAEHQAWLNDTLVPNASGTHALGMDRYRTKLQFALQSPLSLEEIKAMAEATIVDSRDAMAQLATQALTAKGMAVPTDQQALIEAGLALSYAVRPEREELEQYARNLVDQSTDFTREKDFITIPPLNFEIITMPEFQQGYAVAYADPPGPQEQHLPAFYAVSPIPADWTDEQAVSFLSEYNHYMIHELNIHEAIPGHILQLAHSVQNDSDLRAVLWSGSFVEGWAVYSEEVMRELGYLDYDPLYQMTVHKMRLRAAANALLDIGIHTEGMTEAEAMELMTVRTFQQEREAAGKWVRANLGSTQLPTYIVGYLEHMALREEAEARLGDDFDLKAYHDAVLSHGSPPVRYARALMFDLPIE, from the coding sequence ATGAAAACGCATTTTCTTGGCGGGCTGGCGCTGGGCGCGCTGGCGGCGGCCTGCGCGCCGGTGAACCAGACGGTCGAGACCATCGCCGCGCCGATCGAAGCCGCTGCCGCGAGCGAGGTGGCCAATGCCGCCTTCGATGCGCTTGCCGCCTCCTACCTCGATATGGATGCGCAGCTCGATCCCGTCAGTGCGACGACGCGCGGCGACCACCGGTTCGATGATCGCGTGACCGACCTGTCGGCGAGCGGGCGCGCGCTCATGATGGCGCAGGTCGACCGCCACCTCGACTGGCTGGCGCAAATCGACCGCGACGCGCTGAGCCGCGACCGTCAAGTCGATGCCGCCCTGCTCGAGAACGCGCTGCGCTACACCCGCTGGCAGATGATCCACGAGCGGGTCTGGGCGCGCGATCCGCAAATCTACCAAGGCTATGCCGGCGGTGCGCTCTACGGCCTCGCCGCGCGCGATTTCGCCCCGTGGGACGTGCGCTTGAAGGCGGCGACCGCGCGAATGCAGGCCTTGCCGCGAATCTTCGCGGCCGCGCGCGCCAATCTCGATCCCGCGCTGGTCCCACCGATCATGGCGCAGACCGTCGCATCGCAGCACGCCGGCCTGACCAGCATCATCGACGGCATGCTGGCACCGCATAAGGACGCGCTGTCGGCGGCCGATGCCGCGGCCTTCGATGCCGCTTATGCCGCCTTGAAGCCCGCGATCGCCGAGCATCAGGCGTGGCTCAACGACACGCTCGTGCCGAATGCCAGCGGCACCCACGCCCTCGGCATGGATCGCTATCGCACCAAGCTCCAGTTCGCGCTCCAGTCGCCATTGAGCCTCGAGGAGATCAAGGCGATGGCCGAGGCGACGATCGTCGACAGCCGGGACGCGATGGCGCAGCTCGCCACGCAGGCGCTCACCGCCAAGGGCATGGCCGTCCCCACCGACCAGCAGGCGCTGATCGAGGCGGGGCTGGCGCTGTCATACGCCGTCCGCCCCGAGCGCGAGGAGCTCGAGCAATATGCCCGCAACCTCGTCGACCAGTCGACCGATTTCACGCGCGAAAAGGATTTCATCACCATTCCGCCCTTGAATTTCGAAATCATCACCATGCCCGAATTCCAGCAGGGCTATGCAGTCGCCTATGCCGATCCGCCGGGGCCGCAGGAACAGCATCTTCCCGCTTTCTACGCGGTATCGCCCATCCCGGCCGACTGGACCGACGAACAGGCAGTGAGCTTCCTCAGCGAATATAATCACTACATGATCCACGAACTCAACATCCACGAGGCGATCCCGGGGCATATCCTCCAGCTCGCGCATAGCGTGCAGAACGACAGCGACCTGCGCGCCGTCCTCTGGTCGGGTAGCTTCGTCGAAGGCTGGGCGGTCTATTCCGAAGAAGTCATGCGCGAGCTCGGCTATCTCGACTATGACCCGCTCTACCAGATGACCGTGCACAAGATGCGGCTGCGCGCGGCGGCCAATGCGCTGCTCGATATCGGCATCCACACCGAGGGCATGACCGAAGCCGAGGCGATGGAGCTGATGACGGTCCGCACCTTCCAGCAGGAGCGCGAAGCGGCGGGCAAGTGGGTGCGCGCCAACCTCGGCTCGACCCAGCTGCCGACCTATATTGTCGGCTATCTCGAGCATATGGCGCTACGCGAGGAAGCCGAGGCGCGGCTCGGCGACGACTTCGACCTCAAGGCCTATCATGACGCGGTGTTGAGCCACGGCTCGCCGCCGGTGCGCTATGCCCGCGCGCTGATGTTCGATTTGCCGATCGAGTAA
- a CDS encoding SDR family NAD(P)-dependent oxidoreductase — MTRILITGAASGIGKACAVHLAERGARLLLNDIAPLTPPAGDHEVMVGDVSDPAFWEGAELGVLDGAIVNAGIGTAAPIRDLSFEEWRRTMAINLDGAFLTLKAALGAMNEGGSIVTISSASALKAFPHTAAYGTSKAALIQLTKIAAAEAARRRIRVNAIAPGGVDTPIWNPMLDEEKDRDEQIAAMGATVPLGRYARPDEIAAQVAFLLSDDAATITGSVLTSDGGTVL; from the coding sequence ATGACCCGCATCCTCATCACTGGCGCCGCCTCCGGGATCGGCAAGGCCTGCGCCGTGCATCTCGCCGAGCGGGGCGCGCGCCTCCTCCTCAACGACATCGCCCCCCTCACCCCGCCTGCGGGCGATCATGAGGTGATGGTCGGCGACGTGTCCGACCCCGCTTTCTGGGAAGGCGCGGAGCTTGGCGTGCTCGACGGCGCCATCGTCAATGCGGGCATCGGCACCGCCGCGCCGATCCGCGACCTCTCGTTCGAGGAATGGCGGCGCACCATGGCGATCAACCTCGATGGCGCCTTCCTGACGCTGAAGGCTGCGCTGGGGGCGATGAACGAGGGCGGGAGCATCGTCACCATCTCCTCGGCCAGCGCGCTCAAAGCCTTCCCCCACACCGCTGCCTATGGCACCAGCAAGGCCGCGCTGATCCAGCTTACCAAGATCGCCGCCGCCGAGGCCGCGCGGCGCCGCATTCGCGTCAACGCCATCGCGCCAGGCGGGGTCGATACGCCGATCTGGAACCCGATGCTCGACGAGGAGAAGGACCGCGACGAGCAGATCGCCGCGATGGGGGCGACCGTGCCGCTCGGCCGCTATGCCCGGCCCGACGAAATCGCCGCGCAGGTCGCCTTCCTCCTGTCGGACGATGCTGCCACCATCACCGGCAGCGTGCTGACGAGCGACGGCGGCACGGTCCTCTAG